The following is a genomic window from Variovorax paradoxus.
GCTGCTCTTCAAGCGCGCCCAGAAGGAGAAGGCCTGAGCGCGCACGTCGTTCAGGTGCCCGGACGGCGCCAGAAGGCCAGCGTGGCCGCCAGCAGCCACATGCCGGCCGCGCAGCTGCGGTTCAGCACCTTGAGGCCGCGCCGCGAGAGCCAGCGCACGGCCTGCGTGCCGGCGGCCGCGTAGGCCAGCATCACGCAGGTGTCGAGCGCGACGAAGATCGAACCCAGCAGCAGGTACTGCGTGCCTTGCGGCTTGGTGATGTCGATGAACTGCGGCAGAAAGGCCGCGAAGAACAACACGGTCTTGGGATTCGAAAGCGCAACCAGCAGGCTGCGCACAAGCGCAATGCGTCCGTGCGGACGAACCTCGATGGCGGACTTGGCCAGCGCCTCGCCCAGGTCGGTGGCGTCGCTGCGCCACAGCTTGATGCCGAGCCACACCAGGTAGGCGACGCCCGCCACGCGAATCGCGTTGAAGAGCAGTTCCGATGCGGCCAGCAGCGAGCCGAGCCCGAGCGCGACCACCGTAATGAGCGTGACGCTGCCGAGCGATGCACCCGCAATGCCCCAGCTCGCGCGGCGCATGCCGCCATCGATGCCGTTGGACAGCGCCAGCAGCATCGTGGGGCCGGGAATCACGGCCAGTGCGAGCGAGGCAACCACATAGATGAGCAGGGTGTCGGGTGTCATGGCTTGGCGGTGGGTGGGCGTTGCTGGGCGGCGCGGGCTCGCGCCAGGGCTGCTTCGACGATGGAGCGCTTGCGCGTGTCGGCGGCTTGCGGCTCAGCGGCGGCGGGTTCAGGTTCTTCGATTCGCTTGGCGATGCGGCGATGCTCGCCATGCAGCTGGTAGCGCTTCAATGCCGCCTCTGCCTGCGCTTGCGACCATGCGGCCCAGCCTGTACGGCCCGGCGTTTCAACCTCGAGCGAGATGCAATCGACGGGGCAGACCGGAATGCAGAGCTCGCAGCCCGTGCAGTGCGCTTCGATGACCGTGTGCATGCGCTTGTTGATGCCCACGATGGCATCGGTGGGGCAGGCATCGAGGCAGAGCGTGCAGCCGATGCACCAGGCCTCGTCGATCACCGCCATGGCGCGTGGGCCTTCGGTGCCGAACCGGGGATCGAGCGGCACCTGTTCGCGGCCCGTGAGCTGCGCGAGCCTGGCAATGCCTTCCGCGCCGCCGGGCGGGCACTGGTTGATGCCGGCTTCTCCGTCGGCCACGGCCTGCGCATAGCCCGCGCAATCGGGGTAGCCGCAACGCGTGCACTGCGTTTGCGGCAGTGCGTTGTGAATGCGCGCGGCCAGCCCGTTCACTTCCTGCGTGCCGCGGGCTTCTTCACGGCTGCAACGGCCACCGCTTTCTTGGCTGCGACATTCTTCTTGGCGGCCACGGCAACCGTCTTTCGCCCGGGCTTGATGCGGTCTTCGGCCGGCAGGGCCTCGCGTGCGCCGGCGCGCCGCTGGGGCTGGTCGTGGGCGGCGATGAATTTCTGCACCTTGGGATAGACCAGTTCGCGCCAGCGGCGGCCGCTGAAGATGCCATAGTGGCCCGCGCCCTTGACTTCGTAGTGCTCGCGCTGCGCGTCGTCGATGCCGGTGCACAGGCTGTGCGCGGCCTCGGTCTGGCCCGAGCCCGAAATGTCGTCGAGCTCACCCTCGACGGTGAGCAGGGCGGTGGAATGAATGTCTTGCGGGCGCACGCGCTCGATCTGGCCCTTGGGGTTCTTCACGTCCCAGGTGCCGTTCACGAGCTCGAACTGCTGGAACACGGTGCGAATGGTGTCCAGGTAGTAATCGGCGTCCATGTCGAGCACCGCGTTGTACTCGTCGTAGAACTTGCGGTGGGCCTCGGCGCTCGCGTCATCGCCCTTGATCAGGTCCTTGAAGTAGTCGTAGTGGCTGCTGGCATGCCGGTCGGGGTTCATCGCCACGAAACCCGTGTGCTGCAGGAAGCCCGGATACACGCGGCGGCCTTCACCCGGAAAGCCTTGCGGCACCCGGTAGATCACGTTGTTCTCGAACCACTCGTAGCTCTTGTTCATTGCAAGGTTGTTCACCGCGGTGGGCGACTTGCGGGCGTCGATGGGGCCGCCCATCATGGTCATGGTGAGCGGCAGCGGCTCGCCGCGGCTTGCCATGAGCGACACGGCCGCCAGCACTGGCACGGTCGGCTGGCACACGCTCACCACGTGGCAGTTGCCGTATTCGGCCTGCAGCCGGCGGATGAACTCCTGCACGTAGTTGATGTAGTCGTCCAGGTGGAACTCGCCCTGCGACAGCGGCACGAGGCGCGCGTTCTTCCAGTCGGTGATGTAGACCTTGTGGTCTTGCAGCATGGTGCGCACGGTGTCGCGCAGCAGCGTGGCGTAGTGGCCCGAGAGCGGCGCCACGATCAGCACCACGGGCTGGCTCTTGAGTGTCTTGAGAGTGTGCGGCTCGTCGGTAAAGCGCTTGAAGCGGCGCAACTCGCAGAAAGGCTTGTCGAGCTCGACGACTTCCTGGATCACGACGTCGTCGCCGTCGACCTTCACCGACTTGATGTTGAACTCAGGCTTTTCGTAGTCCTTGCCCAGGCGATAGAGCAGGTCGTAGCCTGCGGCCATGCGCTGTGCCATGGGCAACTGGCCCCACACCGCGCCTTGGCCATAGAGCTTGGAGGCCGCTTGCGCGAAGTCCGAAAACGGTTCCATCAAGGAACGCTGGGCTTCGTAGAGTTGATAAAGCATCGCTGGTGTTGTAGTGAAATGTTGCAGTGCAATATATCAGCGCAATTGCGGCGATGCAGGAGGCCAAACCCTACATCGGCCACAGCGCGAGGGTCTTCCCGTCGTAGGAGCGTGAAGGAATCGTCCGAAAACGAATTCCCTCACACTTTGCTGTCACCTAGATGACTTTGGCAATCGACGCGCAGACGTAGTCGATGTTCTTGCTGTTGAGCGCGGCCACGCACATGCGGCCGGTGTCGGTGCCGTACACGCCGAACTCGCTGCGCAGGCGCACCATCTGGTCCTTGCTGAGGCCCGAGTAGCTGAACATGCCGATCTGCTTGGTGATGAAGCTCATGTCTTCCTTCACGCCGGCAGCCTTGAGGCCATCGACCAGCTTCTGGCGCATGGCCTTGATGCGCACGCGCATTTCGCCGAGTTCCTTTTCCCACAGGGCGCGCAGTTCGGGGTTGCCGAGCACGGCTGCCACCACGGCGCCGCCGTGGATCGGCGGGTTGCTGTAGTTGGTGCGAATGGCGATCTTGAGCTGCGAGAGCACGCGGCCGGCTTCTTCCTTGTTTTCGCAGAGCACCGAGAGGGCGCCCACGCGCTCGCCGTACAGGCTGAAGCTCTTGGAGAACGAGGTCGAGACGAAGAAGGTCAGGCCGGCGTCGACGAACTTGGCGACAGCGGCGCCGTCTTCCTTCAGGCCGTAGCCGAAGCCCTGGTAGGCCATGTCGAGGAAGGGCACGAGGCCCTTGGCCTTGACGGCCGCGACCACCTGGTCCCACTGCTCTGGCGTGATGTCGTAGCCGGTCGGGTTGTGGCAGCAGGCGTGCAGCACGACCACGGTACCGGCGGGCGCTGCACTCAGGGCAGCCAACATGCCGTCGAAGTTGACGCCGCGCTTGGCCGCGTCGTAGTAGGGGTAGCTTTCGACCACGAAGCCCGCGTTGGTGAACAGCGCGCGGTGGTTTTCCCAGCTCGGGTCGCTGATCAGCACCTTGGCATTGGGGTTGAGCTTCTTGAGAAAGTCGGCGCCGACCCCAGCTCGGGTCGCTGATCAGCACCTTGGCATTGGGGTTGAGCTTCTTGAGAAAGTCGGCGCCGACCTTCAGGCCGCCCGTGCCGCCGATGCCCTGCACCGTGGCCACGCGGCCGGACTGCACGGGTTCGCTGTCGGCGCCGAAGACCAGGCCCTTGACGGCGTTGTCGTATGCCACGATGCCGTCGATCGGCAGGTAGCCGCGCGCCGTGGGGGCTTTCATCATGTTCTGTTCGGCGGCCTGCACGCACTGGAGCAGGGGCAGCTTGCCGTTGTCGTCGTAATAGACGCCGACGCCGAGGTTGACCTTGTTGGGGTTGGTATCGGCTGCAAATTGCTCGTTGAGGCCGAGGATCGGGTCGCGCGGTGCCATTTCGACCGCGGTGAACATAGACATGGAAAGGTCCTTTGGGATGAAAGCTTCGCTGGCAACCGGACTTGCGCTACGCTTTCCGGTTGCCTTGAATTTTACCGGCGCCATCGCCACCTGTCGGGAACAGCCATGCCAGAGAACAACGAAGCCATAGCAGACCTGAAGAAACTGGACCCGATCGGTCCGGCCAAGCAGGGCGAATTCATCAAGTATCCCGGTTCGCCATTCGAGCTTTTCCAGCCCTATCCGCCGGCCGGAGACCAGCCGAAGGCCATCGACGGGCTGGTGGAGGGCGTGCTCGACGGCGAGGTGTTCCAGACGCTGCTGGGCGTGACGGGCTCGGGCAAGACCTTTACCATGGCCAACGTGATTGCGCGCCTGGGCCGCCCGGCCATCGTTTTTGCGCCCAACAAGACGCTGGCGGCGCAGCTCTACAGCGAGTTTCGCGAGTTCTTTCCCAAGAACGCAGTCGAGTACTTCGTGAGCTATTACGACTACTACCAGCCCGAGGCCTACGTGCCCCAGCGCGACCTGTTCATCGAGAAGGACTCGTCGATCAACGAGCACATCGAGCAGATGCGGCTTTCAGCCACCAAGAGCGTGCTGGAGCGGCGCGACACGGTCATCGTGGCCACGGTGAGCGCCATTTACGGCATCGGCACGCCCGAGGACTACACGCAGATGCGTTTCATCATGCGGGTGGGCGACAAGATCGGCCAGCGCGACGTGATCGGGCGGCTGATCCGCATGCAGTACACCCGCAACGAGCAGGACTTTTCGCGCGGCACCTTCCGCGTGCGCGGCGACACGATCGACGTGTTTCCGGCCGAGCACAGCGAGCTGGCGATCCGCATCGAGCTGTTCGACGACGAGATCGAGTCGCTGCAGCTCTTCGATCCGCTTACCGGGCGCATCCGGCAGAAGATTCCGCGCTTTACGGTGTATCCGTCGAGCCACTATGTGACCCCGCGCGACAAGGTGCTGGGCGCGGTGGAAACCATCAAGATCGAACTGGCCGAGCGGCTCAAGGAGTTCGTCAGCCAGGGCAAGCTGGTGGAGGCGCAGCGGCTGGAGCAGCGCACCCGCTTCGACCTGGAAATGCTGGCCGAAATCGGCCACTGCAAGGGCATCGAGAACTACACGCGCCACCTTTCGGGCGCGGCGCCGGGCCAGCCGCCGGCCACGCTGACCGACTACCTGCCGAAAGACGCCTTGATGTTCCTGGACGAGAGCCACCAGATGGTCGGCCAGCTCAGTGCCATGTACAACGGCGACCGGGCGCGCAAGACCACGCTGGTCGAATACGGCTTCCGCTTGCCAAGCGCCTTGGACAACCGGCCGCTCAAGCTGGAGGAGTTCGAAACGCGCATGCGCCAGTGCATCTTCGTTTCGGCCACTCCGGCGCAGTACGAAAAGGACCATGCCGGCAACGTGGTCGAGCAGTTGGTTCGGCCGACCGGCCTGATCGACCCCGAAGTGGAGGTGCGCCCCGCCACGCACCAAGTGGACGACGTGCTGAGCGAGATCCGCATCCGGGTGGAAAAGAACGAGCGCGTGCTCATCACCACGCTGACCAAGCGCATGGCCGAGCAGCTGACCGACTACCTGGGCGACAACGGCGTGAAGGTGCGCTATCTCCACAGCGACGTCGATACTGTGGAGCGGGTCGAAATATTGCGCGACCTGCGGCTGGGCACTTTCGACGTGCTGGTGGGCATCAACCTGCTGCGGGAAGGCCTGGACATTCCGGAGGTGTCGCTCGTCGCCATCCTGGATGCCGACAAGGAAGGTTTTCTGCGCGCCGAGCGTTCGCTCATCCAGACCATCGGCCGCGCGGCCCGAAACCTGAACGGCAAGGCCATCCTGTATGCCGACCGGATGACCGACTCGATGAAAAAGGCGATCGACGAGACCGAACGCCGCCGCGCCCGGCAGATTGCCTACAACGAGGCCAACGGCATCACGCCGCGCAGCATCGTCAAGCAGGTGCGGGACCTGATCGACGGCGTCTACAGCGAGAAAACCGGCAAGGAAATGGCCAAGCTCGACCTGGAACGCGCCAAGGTCGAGGACATGAGCGAAAAGGACATCGCCCGGGAAATCAAGCGGCTCGAAAAGCTCATGCTCGAGCACGC
Proteins encoded in this region:
- a CDS encoding LysE family translocator; the encoded protein is MTPDTLLIYVVASLALAVIPGPTMLLALSNGIDGGMRRASWGIAGASLGSVTLITVVALGLGSLLAASELLFNAIRVAGVAYLVWLGIKLWRSDATDLGEALAKSAIEVRPHGRIALVRSLLVALSNPKTVLFFAAFLPQFIDITKPQGTQYLLLGSIFVALDTCVMLAYAAAGTQAVRWLSRRGLKVLNRSCAAGMWLLAATLAFWRRPGT
- a CDS encoding RnfABCDGE type electron transport complex subunit B, which codes for MNGLAARIHNALPQTQCTRCGYPDCAGYAQAVADGEAGINQCPPGGAEGIARLAQLTGREQVPLDPRFGTEGPRAMAVIDEAWCIGCTLCLDACPTDAIVGINKRMHTVIEAHCTGCELCIPVCPVDCISLEVETPGRTGWAAWSQAQAEAALKRYQLHGEHRRIAKRIEEPEPAAAEPQAADTRKRSIVEAALARARAAQQRPPTAKP
- a CDS encoding polyhydroxyalkanoate depolymerase, producing MLYQLYEAQRSLMEPFSDFAQAASKLYGQGAVWGQLPMAQRMAAGYDLLYRLGKDYEKPEFNIKSVKVDGDDVVIQEVVELDKPFCELRRFKRFTDEPHTLKTLKSQPVVLIVAPLSGHYATLLRDTVRTMLQDHKVYITDWKNARLVPLSQGEFHLDDYINYVQEFIRRLQAEYGNCHVVSVCQPTVPVLAAVSLMASRGEPLPLTMTMMGGPIDARKSPTAVNNLAMNKSYEWFENNVIYRVPQGFPGEGRRVYPGFLQHTGFVAMNPDRHASSHYDYFKDLIKGDDASAEAHRKFYDEYNAVLDMDADYYLDTIRTVFQQFELVNGTWDVKNPKGQIERVRPQDIHSTALLTVEGELDDISGSGQTEAAHSLCTGIDDAQREHYEVKGAGHYGIFSGRRWRELVYPKVQKFIAAHDQPQRRAGAREALPAEDRIKPGRKTVAVAAKKNVAAKKAVAVAAVKKPAARRK
- the uvrB gene encoding excinuclease ABC subunit UvrB, yielding MPENNEAIADLKKLDPIGPAKQGEFIKYPGSPFELFQPYPPAGDQPKAIDGLVEGVLDGEVFQTLLGVTGSGKTFTMANVIARLGRPAIVFAPNKTLAAQLYSEFREFFPKNAVEYFVSYYDYYQPEAYVPQRDLFIEKDSSINEHIEQMRLSATKSVLERRDTVIVATVSAIYGIGTPEDYTQMRFIMRVGDKIGQRDVIGRLIRMQYTRNEQDFSRGTFRVRGDTIDVFPAEHSELAIRIELFDDEIESLQLFDPLTGRIRQKIPRFTVYPSSHYVTPRDKVLGAVETIKIELAERLKEFVSQGKLVEAQRLEQRTRFDLEMLAEIGHCKGIENYTRHLSGAAPGQPPATLTDYLPKDALMFLDESHQMVGQLSAMYNGDRARKTTLVEYGFRLPSALDNRPLKLEEFETRMRQCIFVSATPAQYEKDHAGNVVEQLVRPTGLIDPEVEVRPATHQVDDVLSEIRIRVEKNERVLITTLTKRMAEQLTDYLGDNGVKVRYLHSDVDTVERVEILRDLRLGTFDVLVGINLLREGLDIPEVSLVAILDADKEGFLRAERSLIQTIGRAARNLNGKAILYADRMTDSMKKAIDETERRRARQIAYNEANGITPRSIVKQVRDLIDGVYSEKTGKEMAKLDLERAKVEDMSEKDIAREIKRLEKLMLEHARNLEFEKAARVRDQLALLREQAFGASGGDNIAVLPS